One part of the Muntiacus reevesi chromosome 18, mMunRee1.1, whole genome shotgun sequence genome encodes these proteins:
- the NMT1 gene encoding glycylpeptide N-tetradecanoyltransferase 1 isoform X2 — protein MPLLGPGFSGLLLKPTGLIKKVFTLSYSGLSPANDTGAKKKKKKQKKKKEKGSETDSAQDQPVKMNSLPAERIQEIQKAIELFSVGQGPAKTMEEASKRSYQFWDTQPVPKLGEVVNTHGPVEPDKDNIRQEPYTLPQGFTWDALDLGDRGVLKELYTLLNENYVEDDDNMFRFDYSPEFLLWALRPPGWLPQWHCGVRVVSSRKLVGFISAIPANIHIYDTEKKMVEINFLCVHKKLRSKRVAPVLIREITRRVHLEGIFQAVYTAGVVLPKPVGTCRYWHRSLNPRKLIEVKFSHLSRNMTMQRTMKLYRLPETPKTAGLRPMEKKDIPVVHQLLSRYLKQFHLTPVMSQEEVEHWFYPQENIIDTFVVENAHGEVTDFLSFYTLPSTIMNHPTHKSLKAAYSFYNVHTQTPLLDLMSDALVLAKMKGFDVFNALDLMENKTFLEKLKFGIGDGNLQYYLYNWKCPSMGAEKVGLVLQ, from the exons ATGCCCCTTCTGGGGCCTGGATTCTCTGGTCTGCTTCTGAAGCCCACAGGCTTGATTAAGAAAG TATTTACTTTGTCTTACAGTGGTTTGAGTCCAGCCAATGACACTGgagccaaaaagaagaaaaagaaacaaaaaaagaagaaagagaaaggcagcGAGACAGATTCAGCCCAGGATCAGCCTGTGAAG ATGAACTCTTTGCCAGCAGAGAGGATCCAGGAAATACAGAAGGCCATTGAACTTTTTTCAGTGGGTCAGGGACCTGCAAAAACCATGGAGGAGGCTAGCAAACGAAGCTACCAGTTCTGGGACACGCAGCCCGTCCCCAAACTGG GAGAAGTTGTGAACACGCACGGACCCGTGGAGCCTGACAAAGACAACATCCGCCAGGAGCCCTACACGCTACCCCAGGGCTTCACCTGGGACGCCTTGGACCTGGGGGACCGTGGTGTG CTGAAAGAACTCTACACTCTCTTGAATGAGAACTATGTGGAAGATGATGACAACATGTTCCGATTTGATTATTCTCCAGAATTTCTTTTGTG GGCTCTCCGGCCGCCTGGCTGGCTCCCCCAGTGGCACTGTGGGGTTCGAGTGGTCTCGAGTCGGAAACTGGTtgggttcatcagtgccatcccGGCAAACATCCACATCTACGACAC AGAGAAGAAGATGGTAGAGATCAACTTCCTGTGTGTCCACAAGAAGCTGCGCTCCAAGAGAGTGGCTCCAGTCCTGATCCGTGAGATAACCCGGCGGGTTCACCTGGAGGGCATCTTCCAAGCTGTTTACACTGCCGGGGTGGTGTTACCAAAGCCTGTCGGCACCTGCAG GTACTGGCATCGGTCCCTAAATCCCCGGAAGCTGATTGAAGTCAAGTTCTCCCACTTGAGCAGAAATATGACCATGCAGCGCACCATGAAGCTCTACCGACTGCCAGAG ACTCCCAAGACAGCTGGGCTGCGACCAATGGAAAAAAAGGACATTCCAGTAGTGCACCAGCTCCTCAGCCGGTACCTGAAGCAGTTCCACCTCACGCCTGTCATGAGCCAGGAGGAGGTGGAACACTGGTTCTACCCCCAGGAGAATATCATCGACACTTTTGTGGTGGAG AATGCACACGGGGAGGTGACCGATTTCCTGAGCTTTTATACACTTCCGTCCACCATCATGAACCACCCGACCCACAAGAGTCTGAAGGCTGCTTACTCTTTCTACAATGTTCACACTCAGACCCCTCTCCTAGACCTCATGAGCGACGCCCTCGTTCTCGCCAAAATG AAAGGGTTTGACGTGTTCAATGCACTGGATCTCATGGAGAACAAAACCTTCCTGGAGAAGCTCAAGTTCGGCATTGGGGATGGCAACCTACAGTATTACCTGTACAATTGGAAGTGCCCCAGCATGGGGGCGGAGAAG